From the Brachybacterium sillae genome, the window GCCGCCCGCCCCGCCGGCCGGTTCGCGGCGGGTCCCCTCGCACTGATCGTCGTGGCAGTGATCGCCTGCCTGCTGCTGGGTATGTGGCAGTGGGGCCGGTTCCAGGACCGCCTGGCCGAGGCCCGGCAGCTGGAGACCATGGCCCGCGCCGCGCCCGTGCCGCTGGACCGGATCGCCGCTCCCCTGCCCACGGACCAGGCGTGGCGGCCCGTGGCGGTGCGTGGCACCTACTGCGCGAGCGCCGACTGTGTGCTGTATGTGCGTGGTCGGGTGGAGCAGGGCGACGTCGGCCTGTGGCAACTGGTGCCGTTGCGCACCGAGCAGGGCACCACCGTGCTGGTGGTGCGCGGCTGGGTTCCGGAGGGCCCCGACGGGTCCATCCCCTCCGACCCGCCGCCGATCCCCGGCGGCGAGGTCACCGTTACGGCACGGATCCGCCCGGCCGAACCCACCCTGCCGTCCCGTTCCGACCCTCCCGGTCAGGCGCAGACCGTCACACCCCCGGTCATCGCCTCCCGGCTCTCCCTGCCTGGTCCCGTCCGCGAGGACGCCTATCTGGTGGCCGAGG encodes:
- a CDS encoding SURF1 family cytochrome oxidase biogenesis protein; translated protein: MAETPRRAHEPVPPDDAARSSGAARPAGRFAAGPLALIVVAVIACLLLGMWQWGRFQDRLAEARQLETMARAAPVPLDRIAAPLPTDQAWRPVAVRGTYCASADCVLYVRGRVEQGDVGLWQLVPLRTEQGTTVLVVRGWVPEGPDGSIPSDPPPIPGGEVTVTARIRPAEPTLPSRSDPPGQAQTVTPPVIASRLSLPGPVREDAYLVAEAESPQPASRPRPIALPEPSLGPHLAYAVQWWLFALAIPVGVVVTRRRNARDREDAPTSAAHRDRAPSRRAPTRRTPSDEEAEDALLDGR